The following DNA comes from Pseudomonas sp. Tri1.
ATACCGCGCCCAAGGGGGCTTCGTTCATGGCGTAGATGACGATTCCATAGGCCAGCAAGGAGACCAATCCACCGACCAGGGCGCTCAATGTGCCGGGCCGGAAGGAGAATAAGCTGCGGGCGTCGCGCAGGCCGATGTACACCGCTGGCATCAACACGCCCCACAAGGCGCACATCCATACCGTATAGGCCAGTGGCGCGCCGGAGAGCCTGGTGCCAATGCCGTCGGTGACGCTGTAGGCGGCGATGAAGCAGCCGGTTCCCAGGGCATAGGGCAGGCCGGGCACCGACAGGTTGCGTCCCCTGAAGGCCAACGAAATGATTGCGCCTGACACCAGCGCGATACCTAGCAGCGCGCCGGGGGCGATGCTTTCCCCGGCAAAGGCCGCGGCGCCCAGAGTGATCAAGACGGGTGACGATCCACGCGAAACCGGATAGGTCTGTCCCAGGTCGCCGACCCGGTAGCTGCGCACCAGGAACAGGTTGTAGCCGACATGCAACAACGCCGAAAGCAACCCATAGCCCCAACTGGCAACTGCCGGTGGCTCCATGAACACCGCTGCGACGACACTGGCGATAGCGATGGCGATGCACATGATCGTCATCGACCACAGTCGATCGGTGCCGCCGCGCAGTAGCGCATTCCAGCTGGCATGCAGGAGCGCGGCGAAAAGAACCAGCAAGGTGATATGGATAGGCATGCGCCATTTTATGCAGCGCGGCTGCCCGGACTACAGCGAAGTCTCCTCATCGTTTCATGAGTGAATCCTCATGCATCATCCATAAGCCTGTTGGACTTTCAGCGCCTCGCCGGTCAACCATTGGCGAAAGCTGACGATGTGCGGCTGCGATTCGCTGCCTTTCGGGCAGACGAAGTAGTAGGCAAGGGGGAGGGGAACGACACATCGAAGAGCCGCACCAGACGACCGTCGCTGATTTCGGTTTCAACATGCCCGCTGCGCACCAGGGCGACACCCTGGCCGAGCAGGGCAGCCTCGACCGTCATGTTGGTGTCCCCGAACCGGACGCTTTCCTTGAGCGGCAAAAACTCCAGCCCGACTTTTTCAAACCAGGCCTCCCATTTCGGCACCAGCTCGGCGCCATCTCGGGTCAGCAGTGGGTAATGCAGCAGTTCGGCAGGGCTGCGCGGTGTCCCGAATCGCTGCAGCAGATCGGGACTTGCCACCGGAAACACCTGCTCGCCGAACAGAAACTCCGAATACAGGCCTGGGTAACTGCCCTTGCCGAGCCGGATCGCGACATCGGCCTGGGCGCTGGAGAAGTGGATGATCTTGTCCGTGGTGTCCAATGAAACCAGCAGCTCGGGATGTTGCCGGGAGAGGCTCGGCAAGCGTGGCAGCAGCCATTTCAGCGCGAAGGAGTACGTGGTGCTGACTTCGAGCCGGACCCTGCCTTTCTGCTCCCGAAGATCGGCCAGGGTCGCCTCCAGGCTCATGAAAAACTCCCGCACGATGGGCGCCAGCGTAGCCCCCGCTGCGGTGAGGCTCAACGACTTGCCACGCTCGAACAACTGCAATCCCCAAAGCTCTTCGAGATGCTTGAGCTGGTGACTGACCGCGCTTTGAGTGACATGCAGCTCATTCGCGGCAGAGGTAAAGGTCGCGTGTCGGGTGGCGACTTCAAAGGCACGCAGTGTGGCGGTTGGCGGCAGATCTCTCATGTACAGAGCGTCCCGGCGGGTCATCAGAAATGCATGGCATGAACGTTAGCTCATGATAGAGCATCACAGCCGCAATGGCCTTGTCGCTTGTTCAGTTGACCGAAATCCTCCATGGCCGCGCGCGAAGCGGGCACGTTGATACTATGCTCATGGCCACAGCAGGCAGTGCATTGGTTTCAATCGTCAGCCACCAAGGAAAGGAGTCCGTATGTCTTCAGTTCTTTATACCCGGTTCGACTATCGCGGCCGAATGAGCAGGCTCGTAACCTGAGGTGCCCTTCGTTGCTCTGGAAAGCCTACGGAGGGTCGATGCTTTTGACTTGGAAATGGCAAATGGCAGGGAATGCGATGCACCAAACGCGCTGGGTTGAGTTCGCAAATGAGGCATCCGCGCAGGCGCCACTGAGAACTTTCCATCAGTTCCAATACGATTCATTGACCGAATTGCCCCATAACGCCTCACCCGGCGACCGTTTGACTCCGTCGTTTTTCCTTTCCAGGCGCCCCAACGAACAACTGGCGGTGCTGTTCTTGGACTCGATCGTTTCCACCGCATCAACAATGTCCTTGGCTATCCGATGAGCAAAGATGTCGATGAGCCGAGCGTAAATCCCAAGCGTGATGGAGAACCACATGAACACTAAACCAATCCATAAAATCTTGTGGCGCTTGGCCGGCTGCGTGACCGGGCTGGCGATGGTTGCCGCCAATCCAGCCCAAGCTGCCGACGGCGGCATCGCCAGCGGCCCTACCGCAAGCTATAGCATTGCCTTCAGCAACTCCTACGCGGGCAGCGATTTTCGCAAGGTGATGGTGCGCAACTGGCAGGAGATTGCGGCCCAGGCGCAAAAGGATGGCTTGATCCGGGAGGCCCCGGTGGTGAGCGCGAACAACTCGGCGTCGGAACAAGCGGCCCATATCCAGGAGATGATCGTCAAGGGCGTGAACGCCATCGTCATCCTGGCCGCGTCCGACACGGCCCTCAACGGAGTGATCCGCGATGCCTGTAACGCGGGCATCGTGGTCGTGGTCATGGCCAGCCTGGTCACCGAACGCTGTGTCTATACCGTGGACTACAACTGGTCCGCCATGGGCCGCGTGGAAGTGGACTATATCGCCGAGCGCCTCAAGGGCAACGGAACGCTGCTAGAGATCCGTGGCATTGCCGGCGATGCCACCGATAAAAACATCAGCGACGGCATTCGCAAGGCCGCCAGCGACTATCCGGGCCTGAAGTTCGCCAAGACCGTGTACGGGAACTGGACGGCTTCTGTGGCACGCAAGGAGGTGGCGCTGGCGCTGCCGTCGCTGCCCAGCATTGATGCCGTGGCTACTCAGGGCGGCGATGGTTATGGCGCGGCCATGGCGTTCAAGGCGGCGGGACGCCCTTTGCCGATCATCGTGATGGGGAATCGTCAGGACGAACTCGCCCTGTGGAAACAGGAGCGCGATGCCAATGGCTATGAGACCGTCTCGGTCTCCGCCTCTCCGAGCGTGTCCCAGGTAGGCTTTTGGGTGGCCCAGCAGATCCTGGCGGGCAAGCAGGTGCCGAAGTTCGTCGAAGTGCCGCTGGTGCGTATCGATGGGAAAGATCTGGATACCTGGCTCGCCACGATGCCGGTGGGCGGCGCCGCCAATCCTCCCTACAGCCAGGCTTCCGTGGCGGCGATGATCGACGCGGGCATCAACAACACGGCGGCGCCGGCGCCTTTGCCGGAGGTTACGAAGCAGTAGTGGCGGGCGGGCAGCGAGGATGCGAGGCGCGATGTTGACATTCAAACCCGTCAGGGACAGGCCCATTGCCGTCAAAATTGGCCTGGCGGTCGCTGCACTGGTGTTCCTGATGCTGGCGGTGTCGCTCGTGAACCTCTACGGCCTGCGCGGCATGGTACGTGCGGTGGATTCCGCC
Coding sequences within:
- a CDS encoding DMT family transporter, with amino-acid sequence MPIHITLLVLFAALLHASWNALLRGGTDRLWSMTIMCIAIAIASVVAAVFMEPPAVASWGYGLLSALLHVGYNLFLVRSYRVGDLGQTYPVSRGSSPVLITLGAAAFAGESIAPGALLGIALVSGAIISLAFRGRNLSVPGLPYALGTGCFIAAYSVTDGIGTRLSGAPLAYTVWMCALWGVLMPAVYIGLRDARSLFSFRPGTLSALVGGLVSLLAYGIVIYAMNEAPLGAVSALRETSVLFAALIGYAFLGETLTTRRVVACAVIVSGTLLIG
- a CDS encoding ABC transporter substrate-binding protein, yielding MNTKPIHKILWRLAGCVTGLAMVAANPAQAADGGIASGPTASYSIAFSNSYAGSDFRKVMVRNWQEIAAQAQKDGLIREAPVVSANNSASEQAAHIQEMIVKGVNAIVILAASDTALNGVIRDACNAGIVVVVMASLVTERCVYTVDYNWSAMGRVEVDYIAERLKGNGTLLEIRGIAGDATDKNISDGIRKAASDYPGLKFAKTVYGNWTASVARKEVALALPSLPSIDAVATQGGDGYGAAMAFKAAGRPLPIIVMGNRQDELALWKQERDANGYETVSVSASPSVSQVGFWVAQQILAGKQVPKFVEVPLVRIDGKDLDTWLATMPVGGAANPPYSQASVAAMIDAGINNTAAPAPLPEVTKQ